A single genomic interval of Deinococcus radiotolerans harbors:
- a CDS encoding aldo/keto reductase, whose product MTFLPVGAPRFGLGLAALGRPGYINLGHAADLRDRRVDGLRAQAWAVLDAAYAAGVRYADTARSYGLGEAFLGGWLTARGYADVTVGSKWGYTYVADWRVEADTHEVKTHDLPTLARQWPETLAALGRAPDAYLIHSATVDSGVLENAAVLSRLAELAASGVRVGLSTSGPAQAETLRRALAVRVDGAPPFSVVQATWNVLEPSAGAALAEAHAAGWTVVLKEGVANGRLTTHGLTGHGDVPPPLAELARGHGVTPDAVALAAVLAQPWADVVLSGASTTGQLAQNLAALNLHVPADALRDLAHPPAAYWDARARLPWQ is encoded by the coding sequence ATGACGTTCTTACCGGTGGGCGCCCCGAGGTTCGGGCTGGGACTGGCGGCGCTGGGACGGCCCGGGTACATCAACCTGGGCCACGCGGCGGACCTGCGTGACCGCCGCGTGGATGGCCTGCGCGCGCAGGCGTGGGCGGTGCTGGACGCGGCGTATGCGGCGGGCGTGCGGTACGCCGACACGGCGCGCAGCTACGGTCTGGGCGAGGCGTTCCTGGGCGGCTGGCTGACTGCACGTGGGTACGCGGACGTGACGGTGGGCAGCAAGTGGGGCTACACGTACGTCGCGGACTGGCGCGTGGAGGCCGACACGCACGAGGTCAAGACCCACGACCTGCCCACCCTGGCGCGGCAGTGGCCGGAGACCCTGGCCGCGCTGGGACGCGCGCCGGACGCGTACCTGATTCACTCGGCGACGGTGGACTCCGGCGTGCTGGAGAACGCGGCGGTGCTCTCTCGGCTCGCGGAACTGGCCGCGTCGGGCGTCCGGGTGGGGCTATCCACGAGTGGACCCGCGCAGGCTGAGACGCTGCGCCGGGCGCTGGCGGTGCGGGTGGACGGAGCGCCCCCCTTCAGCGTGGTGCAGGCCACCTGGAACGTGCTGGAGCCCTCGGCCGGCGCGGCGCTGGCCGAGGCCCACGCGGCCGGATGGACCGTCGTGCTGAAGGAGGGCGTGGCGAACGGCCGCCTGACCACGCACGGACTGACCGGCCACGGTGACGTGCCGCCTCCCCTGGCTGAACTTGCCCGCGGGCACGGGGTCACGCCGGACGCGGTCGCCCTGGCCGCCGTGCTCGCGCAGCCCTGGGCGGACGTGGTCCTCAGCGGGGCCAGCACGACCGGGCAACTCGCGCAGAACCTCGCCGCGCTGAACCTACATGTCCCGGCGGACGCGCTGCGAGACCTGGCACACCCCCCGGCCGCCTACTGGGACGCGCGCGCCCG